One window of Scheffersomyces stipitis CBS 6054 chromosome 1, whole genome shotgun sequence genomic DNA carries:
- a CDS encoding predicted protein: MDRIFYRTDSVDPVSNSPIYIFDTSYLPSTDVISYDAFIPTLISLLPQERYVLVMFSCGLNKISWVWGIKFLKAFLAENNNVENVVKIISVHDSWFIKSITDILTNYNFTKKNIASLNRLFDSFVINSNQPDDSPSDDFNKNTIIRCNSLSQLSNYVDIRRLKISLNVYKHDLEVENDIQLSIRFIPLLNPYTRIDRSSHPLFFHHFYQVFNIINANGEKVELLFHKPGNKANTEIFYNCVNRNQLIWINDWNLFCISTAFKKFLHNLPYPMVPLDSIELPIKDDFNYTFTTFSKIIAAHEYNEETTNYSNVLIQLCRLCHGLINANQVTKHTSTSLAKCMSHCLSHQLVSNSSKDVIIVVTRFLRNVLEFWPQISTAYKNYPSIEDIINGKVCPIDKPDDSYDLSYDVTLEEDDENDKKFNSIEILATNRQSIAGSEGPVDKLITPRTSPRRINLPATPSSLSPHKPRSPVRSPKREKLYSPNKPAKSVNFSMRVANKLADVSNIGLQFPPQKYKFSANARKEIDSTPAFLQDTEVVVKKPVIRGRKVGELAKLFEERSQALELLKGM, translated from the exons ATGGATCGCATCTTCTATCGTACAGATTCAGTAGATCCCGTGTCCAACCTGCCAATCTATATCTTTGACACCTCATACTTGCCTTCGACAGATGTAATCAGCTATGATGCGTTTATCCCCACTTTAATCAGTCTTCTTCCCCAGGAACGGTATGTCCTTGTCATGTTTTCCTGTGGACTCAATAAGATCTCATGGGTATGGGgcatcaagttcttgaaagcGTTCCTTGCTGAGAATAACAATGTGGAGAATGTGGTGAAAATCATCTCAGTACATGATTCATGGTTCATCAAGTCAATCACAGATATCTTGACCAATTACAATTTCacgaaaaagaatataGCTTCTTTGAATAGACtttttgattcttttgTGATAAACAGTAACCAGCCTGACGAT AGCCCCTCAgatgacttcaacaagaatacCATCATCCGTTGCAACAGCTTATCGCAACTCAGCAACTACGTAGATATCCGTCGTTtaaagatttctttgaaCGTTTATAAGCACGATCTAGAAGTGGAAAATGATATCCAGCTCTCGATAAGGTTTATCCCTTTGTTGAACCCGTATACAAGAATAGATAGGAGCTCACATCCTTTATTTTTCCACCACTTTTACCAAGTGTTTAATATCATCAATGCCAACGGAGAGAAAGTAGAGTTGTTGTTTCACAAACCAGGAAACAAAGCCAATACCGAGATCTTCTACAACTGTGTCAACAGGAACCAGTTAATCTGGATCAACGACTGGAACTTATTCTGTATTTCCACTGCCTTTAAGAAGTTCTTGCATAACCTACCATATCCAATGGTTCCTCTTGACAGTATAGAATTGCCGATTAAGGACGATTTCAATTATACATTCACAACTTTTTCGAAAATCATTGCTGCTCATGAATATAACGAAGAAACAACTAATTACAGCAATGTGTTGATCCAATTGTGTCGTCTCTGCCACGGTCTTATAAATGCCAACCAAGTCACAAAGCAcacatcaacttctttggctAAATGTATGAGTCATTGTCTCAGCCATCAGTTGGTTTCAAATTCAAGTAAAGATGTAATCATCGTAGTAACGAGATTTTTGAGAAACGTACTTGAGTTCTGGCCACAGATTTCAACAGCCTATAAGAATTACCCATCGATAGAAGACATTATCAACGGTAAGGTTTGTCCTATTGATAAGCCGGATGATTCCTATGACTTGAGTTATGATGTTACTTTAgaggaagacgacgaaaatgacaagaagttcaacagCATTGAAATACTTGCCACCAATAGACAATCTATCGCTGGTTCTGAAGGACCAGTAGACAAATTGATCACTCCTAGAACCAGCCCTCGCAGAATCAATCTTCCAGCTACGCCTAGCTCTCTATCTCCTCATAAACCAAGAAGTCCAGTTAGAAGTCCCAAACGGGAGAAATTGTACTCACCTAACAAACCAGCCAAGTCAGTCAACTTCTCAATGAGGGTTGCCAACAAACTCGCGGATGTTTCTAATATTGGACTTCAGTTCCCTCCACAAAAGTATAAATTCAGTGCCAACGCAAGGAAGGAAATAGACTCAACACCGGCATTTTTGCAAGATACGGAAGTAGTAGTTAAGAAGCCTGTGATCAGAGGTAGAAAGGTGGGAGAACTTGCTAAGCTCTTTGAAGAACGATCGCAAGCTTTGGAACTATTGAAGGGAATGTAA
- a CDS encoding predicted protein, translating to MSPAKETETVPPKEVTEATKKKEQKEEELSEEDQRLKDDLELLVERLAEPDQESGLYDKYLSTLKTYIKDSTTSMTAVPKPLKFLRPHYPALTELYDKWAETHGVKTNVVVSLADILSVLAMTYSDDGKRDSLKYRLLSSDTTIADWGHEYMRHLALEIGESYQEELGSDESIEKLVQLAIQIVPFFLEHNAEADAVDLLLEIESIDKLPKFVDDSTYARVCLYMVSCVPYLAPPDDKSFLHTAYAIYLEHSQLTQALTLAIKLDDEDLIKKVFEVTDDVLIHKQLGLMLAQQKNSFKYPGENPEVQETIHNVKLHEYYSYLAKELNLLDPKVPEDIYKSHLENAKFGLGTSGSIDSAKQNLAAAFVNTFINLGYGTDKLIQTEEDNKSWIYKTKGLGMVSTTASLGSLHQWNINEGFQVLDKYTYSSEDEIKAGALLGTGIVSANVHDDVEAALALLQDYVSDPNKLLQSSAINGLGIAFAGSSNEEVLNLLLPLVSDLDIPFEISCLAALALGHVFVGTCHGDITSTILQTLLERDFIQLTNKFIKFMSLGLGLLYMGKTEQVEDVLETIDAIEHPICKTLKVLVNICAYAGTGNVLQIQSLLQMCTAKPKDQAADEKKLEQSEEDQLKSENKEDKTAEDVADVEMEEATAEKKASEKEEKEEKEEEEEEEKEEEEELFQGIAVLGLACIAMGDEIGQDMSLRHFAHLMHYGNSSIRRAVPLAMGLVSTSYPQMKVFDTLSRYSHDPDLEVAQNAIYSMGLVGAGTNNARLAQLLRQLASYYIKSPDSLFMVRIAQGILHLGKGTLTLSPFNSERSILSKVSLASLLTISVALLDPKAFILSDSTTETSHQVLYYLIPGVKPRMLVTVDEDLNPIKVNVRVGQAVDVVGQAGRPKTITGWVTQSTPVLLNYGERAELENTDEWISLSGSLDGVVILKKNPDFMEVDA from the coding sequence ATGTCGCCTGCCAAAGAAACGGAAACCGTGCCTCCCAAGGAGGTTACTGAAGCTactaagaagaaggaacaGAAGGAGGAAGAGTTGTCTGAAGAAGACCAGCGTTTGAAGGATGACTTGGAACTTCTCGTGGAACGTTTGGCAGAGCCAGATCAAGAGCTGGGTTTGTATGACAAATACTTGTCGACATTGAAGACCTATATTAAGGATTCCACTACTTCAATGACAGCTGTGCCCAAGCcattgaagttcttgagaCCTCACTATCCTGCCTTGACTGAATTGTACGACAAATGGGCTGAAACTCACGGTGTCAAAACAAATGTTGTCGTAAGTTTGGCCGATATTTTGTCTGTATTAGCTATGACTTACTCTGACGACGGAAAGAGAGACTCGTTGAAATACAGATTGTTGTCGTCTGATACTACTATCGCCGACTGGGGTCACGAATACATGCGTCACTTGGCATTAGAAATCGGAGAATCGTACCAGGAGGAGTTGGGTTCGGACGAATCCATCGAAAAATTGGTCCAATTGGCTATACAGATTgttcctttcttcttggaacaCAATGCAGAAGCTGACGCCGTAGACTTGctcttggaaatcgaaAGTATTGACAAGTTACCTAAGTTCGTAGATGACAGCACTTACGCCAGAGTATGTCTTTATATGGTCAGTTGTGTACCTTACTTAGCTCCTCCCGACGATAAGTCATTCTTGCACACTGCCTATGCCATCTATTTGGAACATAGTCAATTGACACAAGCCTTAACTTTGGCTATCAAGTTAGATGATGAGGACTTGATTAAGAAAGTTTTTGAAGTCACCGACGATGTCTTGATTCATAAACAGTTGGGACTCATGCTCGCCCAGCAGAAGAACAGCTTCAAGTACCCTGGTGAGAATCCAGAAGTGCAGGAAACCATCCACAATGTCAAGTTGCACGAATACTACAGCTATCTTGCTAAGGAGTTGAATCTCTTAGATCCAAAGGTGCCTGAGGATATCTATAAATCACACTTGGAAAACGCCAAGTTTGGTTTGGGAACCTCTGGCTCTATTGACTCTGCCAAGCAGAACTTGGCTGCTGCGTTTGTCAACaccttcatcaacttgggATATGGTACCGACAAGTTAATTcaaactgaagaagacaacaagTCGTGGATCTACAAGACCAAGGGACTCGGCATGGTTTCGACTACTGCCTCGTTGGGTTCTCTCCACCAATGGAATATCAACGAAGGTTTCCAGGTCTTGGACAAGTACACCTATTCTTCTGAGGACGAAATTAAAGCTGGTGCCTTATTGGGTACGGGTATTGTTTCTGCTAATGTTCACGACGATGTCGAAGCTGCTTTGGCTTTACTTCAAGACTATGTCTCTGACCCAAACAAGCTCTTGCAATCTTCTGCCATTAATGGGTTAGGTATTGCATTTGCCGGTTCCTCCAATGAGGAagtgttgaacttgttaTTGCCATTGGTTTCTGATTTAGATATTCCTTTTGAAATCTCCTGCTTAGCAGCTTTGGCTTTAGGGCATGTATTTGTTGGTACTTGTCACGGCGATATTACATCCACCATATTGCAGACCTTATTGGAAAGAGACTTCATTCAATTGACCAATAAGTTCATCAAATTCATGTCTTTAGGTTTGGGTTTGTTATACATGGGCAAGACCGAACAAGTCGAGGACGTATTGGAAACCATCGATGCCATCGAACACCCTATCTGTAAGACCTTGAAGGTCTTAGTGAATATCTGTGCTTATGCTGGTACCGGTAATGTTTTGCAGATCCAGTCCTTATTACAGATGTGCACTGCTAAGCCTAAAGATCAAGCCGCTGATgaaaagaaattggaacaatcagaagaagaccaattgaagagcgaaaacaaagaagacaagacaGCTGAAGATGTCGCCGACGtagaaatggaagaagccacagctgaaaagaaggcaagcgaaaaggaagaaaaagaagaaaaagaggaagaggaagaggaagaaaaggaagaggaagaagagttgtttCAGGGTATTGCTGTTTTGGGTTTGGCCTGTATTGCTATGGGAGATGAAATCGGTCAAGACATGTCACTTCGTCACTTTGCCCATTTGATGCATTATGGTAATTCTCTGATCCGTAGAGCTGTGCCATTGGCAATGGGATTGGTGTCTACTTCATATCCACAAATGAAGGTGTTTGATACCTTGTCTCGTTACTCGCACGACCCAGACTTGGAAGTAGCTCAGAATGCCATCTACTCCATGGGTTTGGTTGGTGCTGGTACAAACAACGCCAGATTGGCACAGTTGTTGAGGCAATTGGCTTCTTACTATATCAAGTCGCCAGACTCATTGTTCATGGTACGAATTGCACAGGGAATCTTGCACTTGGGTAAGGGCACATTGACGTTGAGTCCTTTCAATAGTGAGAGAAGCATCTTATCCAAGGTTTCATTGGCATCGTTGTTGACTATTTCTGTAGCATTATTAGATCCAAAGGCCTTCATCTTGAGTGACTCTACTACCGAGACCTCCCATCAAGTATTGTACTACTTGATTCCTGGTGTAAAGCCCAGAATGTTGGTTAcagtagatgaagatttAAACCCTATCAAGGTGAATGTCAGAGTCGGTCAGGCTGTTGATGTGGTAGGACAGGCAGGTAGGCCCAAGACCATTACTGGATGGGTGACTCAATCTACTCCTGTGTTGTTGAACTACGGAGAAAGAGCCGAGTTGGAAAACACTGACGAATGGATCTCATTGAGTGGGTCGTTGGACGGGGTtgtgattttgaagaagaaccctGACTTCATGGAGGTGGATGCCTAG